In Mycolicibacterium phocaicum, one DNA window encodes the following:
- the glnA gene encoding type I glutamate--ammonia ligase, with translation MAEKTSDDIFKLIKDENVEYVDIRFCDLPGVVQHFSIPASAFDESVFEDGLAFDGSSVRGFQSIHESDMMLLPDANTARIDPFRAAKTLNMNFFVHDPFTREAYSRDPRNVARKAENYLASTGIADTCYFGAEAEFYIFDSVAFDSKMNGTFYEVDSESGWWNSGEPFEADGSANRGYKVRPKGGYFPVAPYDHYVDLRDEMSTNLINSGFTLERGHHEVGTAGQAEINYKFDTLLAAADDVLLFKYIIKNTAWANGKTVTFMPKPLFGDNGSGMHAHQSLWKDGKPLFHDESGYAGLSDMARHYIGGILHHAPSLLAFTNPTVNSYKRLVPGYEAPINLVYSQRNRSACVRIPITGNNPKAKRLEFRCPDSSGNPYLAFSAMLMAGIDGIKKKIEPLAPVDKDLYELPPDEAANIPQAPTSLAAVIDRLEQDHDYLTEGGVFTEDLIETWISYKRENEILPVQIRPHPYEFSLYYDC, from the coding sequence GTGGCAGAAAAGACGTCTGACGACATTTTCAAGCTGATCAAGGACGAGAACGTCGAGTACGTCGACATTCGTTTCTGCGATCTGCCGGGTGTTGTCCAGCACTTCTCGATCCCGGCTTCGGCCTTCGACGAGAGCGTTTTCGAGGACGGCCTGGCGTTCGACGGTTCGTCGGTGCGCGGCTTCCAGTCGATCCACGAGTCCGACATGATGCTGCTGCCGGATGCCAACACCGCGCGCATCGATCCGTTCCGCGCCGCCAAGACGCTGAACATGAACTTCTTCGTGCACGACCCGTTCACGCGCGAGGCCTACTCCCGTGACCCGCGTAACGTCGCCCGCAAGGCCGAGAACTACCTCGCCAGCACCGGCATCGCGGACACCTGTTACTTCGGTGCCGAGGCCGAGTTCTACATCTTCGACTCCGTGGCGTTCGACTCGAAGATGAACGGCACCTTCTACGAGGTCGACTCCGAGTCGGGCTGGTGGAACAGCGGCGAGCCCTTCGAGGCCGACGGCTCCGCCAACCGTGGCTACAAGGTCCGCCCCAAGGGTGGCTACTTCCCCGTCGCGCCGTACGACCACTACGTGGACCTGCGCGACGAGATGTCGACCAACCTGATCAACTCCGGCTTCACCCTGGAGCGCGGCCACCACGAGGTCGGCACCGCCGGCCAGGCCGAGATCAACTACAAGTTCGACACGCTGCTCGCCGCCGCCGATGACGTGCTGCTGTTCAAGTACATCATCAAGAACACCGCGTGGGCGAACGGCAAGACCGTCACCTTCATGCCGAAGCCCCTGTTCGGCGACAACGGTTCGGGCATGCACGCCCACCAGTCGCTGTGGAAGGACGGCAAGCCGCTGTTCCACGACGAGTCCGGCTACGCCGGCCTGTCCGACATGGCGCGCCACTACATCGGCGGCATCCTGCACCACGCCCCGTCGCTGCTGGCGTTCACCAACCCGACGGTGAACTCCTACAAGCGTCTGGTGCCGGGCTACGAGGCCCCGATCAACCTGGTGTACAGCCAGCGCAACCGCTCGGCGTGTGTGCGTATCCCGATCACCGGCAACAACCCGAAGGCCAAGCGCCTCGAGTTCCGTTGCCCGGACAGCTCGGGTAACCCGTACCTGGCCTTCTCGGCGATGCTCATGGCCGGTATCGACGGCATCAAGAAGAAGATCGAGCCGCTGGCCCCGGTCGACAAGGACCTCTACGAGCTGCCGCCGGACGAGGCCGCCAACATCCCGCAGGCCCCGACCTCGCTGGCTGCCGTCATCGACCGCCTCGAGCAGGATCACGACTACCTCACCGAGGGTGGCGTGTTCACCGAGGACCTGATCGAGACCTGGATCTCGTACAAGCGGGAGAACGAAATCCTGCCGGTGCAGATTCGCCCTCACCCGTACGAGTTCTCGCTCTACTACGACTGCTGA
- a CDS encoding TIGR03619 family F420-dependent LLM class oxidoreductase, which yields MKFYVSLAFLDISELTEIARAADELGYDGIAIPDHVVNLETLSTPYPYTPDGQRRWQPFTHWPDPWVLVGALAQVTSRVKFVTTVYIPGMRDPFSVAKSVGTAACLSGGRVEFGVGVGWCADEFALMGQAFERRGKRTDEMLELIRQLWQPGWTSFDGEFYQVPRLEMEPTPPPVPVYVGGLSEIALRRAARNDGWIGDLITTDQAIAAATRVRELRVENGLPIEGFEILTPLADAYLPEHFERAARAGITGNITMPWMFYSGPTATLAEKIDGLKRFRVDLGL from the coding sequence GTGAAGTTCTACGTCTCCCTGGCGTTCCTGGACATCAGTGAACTGACCGAGATCGCCCGGGCCGCAGACGAACTCGGCTACGACGGCATCGCGATCCCGGACCATGTGGTGAACCTGGAGACGCTGAGCACGCCGTACCCGTACACGCCCGACGGGCAGCGGCGCTGGCAGCCGTTCACGCACTGGCCGGACCCGTGGGTGCTGGTCGGTGCCCTGGCGCAGGTGACCAGCCGCGTGAAATTCGTGACGACGGTGTACATCCCGGGGATGCGCGACCCGTTCTCGGTCGCGAAGTCCGTCGGGACCGCGGCCTGCCTGTCCGGCGGCCGGGTCGAGTTCGGTGTCGGCGTGGGCTGGTGCGCCGACGAATTCGCCTTGATGGGGCAGGCTTTCGAGCGTCGCGGCAAGCGCACCGACGAGATGCTGGAGCTGATCCGGCAGCTGTGGCAGCCCGGCTGGACGTCGTTCGACGGGGAGTTCTACCAGGTGCCGCGGCTCGAGATGGAGCCGACGCCGCCACCGGTGCCCGTCTACGTCGGCGGACTCAGTGAGATCGCGCTGCGCCGGGCCGCCCGCAACGACGGCTGGATCGGGGACCTGATCACCACTGACCAGGCCATCGCCGCGGCGACCCGGGTGCGCGAACTGCGCGTCGAAAACGGTTTACCGATCGAGGGTTTCGAGATTCTGACACCGCTGGCCGATGCGTACCTGCCGGAGCATTTCGAGCGCGCCGCGCGGGCGGGCATCACCGGCAACATCACGATGCCCTGGATGTTCTACAGCGGTCCCACAGCCACACTGGCCGAGAAGATCGACGGACTCAAGCGCTTTCGCGTCGACCTCGGTCTGTGA
- a CDS encoding bifunctional [glutamine synthetase] adenylyltransferase/[glutamine synthetase]-adenylyl-L-tyrosine phosphorylase, with the protein MPNPATQRPTQPSVGRLGLVAPTARADLDRLGWNTDAHVPLLWSLSRAPDADSALRAMVRIADALEGDWAELGTLLVTDTALRGRLFAVLGSSLALGDHLVAHPLSWRLLRGEITLPSRAELLEDFERLAAELCRTAGTSAVSHVLQTYYRDRILVLAALDVAPTVENEPVLPYVTVGEHLSDLADAALGAALVVATRTVCGDEPGPRLAVIAMGKCGARELNYVSDVDVIFVAEAADSVTTRVAGEMMRFAGETFFEVDAALRPEGKAGQLVRTLESHVAYYQRWAKTWEFQALLKARAAVGDAELGEQYIDALMPMVWTACDREDFVPDVQAMRRRVEELVPAGVKSRELKLGKGGLRDVEFAVQLLQLVHGRNDDSLHVASTVDALAALGSGGYIGRDDTANLTASYEFLRMLEHRLQLQRLKRTHLLPEDGDDEAWRWLARAAHIRPDGQHDALGVLREDLKRQNMRVSRLHAKLFYQPLLEVGNQFGPSLTTAAAERQLAALGYEGPQSALTHLAALTSASGRRGTVQQVLLPTLLDWLSDTPDPDAGLLAYRRISEELGDQRWFLSTLRDEGAVAKRLMRVLGTSAYVPELLMRAPEVLQQYADGPQGPKLLEVEPDAVFRALVASAGRHADPVRAIAAARTLRRRELARVASADLLGLLEVVDVCKALTSVWVAVLQAALDAVIRARSGAGGPLARIAVIGMGRLGGGELGYGSDADVMFVCEPVAGVEDSTAVRWAIGVAEQVRTLLGQPSSDPPLEVDAGLRPEGRNGSLVRTLASYESYYAQWAQPWEIQALLRAHRVAGDLELGERFLLMADKTRYPTGGVSADAVREIRRIKARVDAERLPRGADPNTHTKLGRGGLADVEWTVQLLQLRYAHQVPTLHNTSTLQALDAIEAAQLIEGDEADILRQAWLTATRARNALVLVRGKPTDQLPGPGRQLNAVAVAAGWPSGDGGAFLDNYLRVTRRAKTVVRKVFGE; encoded by the coding sequence GTGCCCAACCCCGCGACGCAGCGCCCCACACAGCCCAGCGTCGGGCGCCTCGGGTTGGTGGCGCCCACGGCGCGGGCGGATCTGGACCGGCTCGGCTGGAACACCGACGCGCACGTCCCGTTGTTGTGGTCGCTGTCGCGCGCCCCTGACGCCGACAGCGCCCTGCGCGCCATGGTGCGGATCGCGGACGCCCTCGAGGGCGACTGGGCCGAACTCGGCACGCTGCTGGTGACCGACACGGCGCTGCGCGGCCGGCTGTTCGCCGTGCTGGGCTCGTCGCTGGCCCTGGGCGACCATCTGGTGGCGCACCCGCTTTCGTGGCGACTGCTGCGCGGTGAGATCACGCTGCCGTCCCGCGCCGAGCTGCTCGAGGACTTCGAGCGGTTGGCGGCCGAATTGTGCAGGACGGCCGGCACCTCCGCTGTTTCCCATGTGCTGCAGACCTACTACCGCGACCGCATCCTGGTGCTGGCGGCGCTGGACGTCGCGCCGACGGTCGAGAACGAACCGGTGCTGCCGTACGTCACGGTGGGCGAGCACCTGTCCGACCTGGCCGATGCGGCGCTCGGGGCGGCACTGGTCGTCGCCACCCGGACGGTGTGCGGCGACGAACCCGGTCCCCGGCTCGCGGTCATCGCGATGGGCAAATGCGGTGCGCGCGAACTGAATTACGTCAGCGACGTCGACGTCATCTTCGTGGCCGAGGCGGCGGACTCGGTGACCACGCGGGTGGCCGGCGAGATGATGCGGTTCGCCGGCGAGACCTTCTTCGAGGTCGACGCCGCGCTGCGGCCCGAGGGCAAGGCCGGTCAGCTGGTCCGCACCCTGGAGTCGCATGTCGCGTACTACCAGCGCTGGGCCAAAACCTGGGAATTCCAGGCACTTTTGAAGGCCCGCGCGGCCGTCGGCGATGCCGAACTGGGCGAACAGTACATCGACGCGCTGATGCCGATGGTCTGGACCGCTTGTGACCGTGAGGATTTCGTGCCCGACGTGCAGGCCATGCGCCGCCGCGTCGAGGAACTGGTGCCCGCCGGGGTGAAGTCCCGAGAACTGAAGCTCGGCAAGGGTGGGCTCCGCGACGTCGAGTTCGCGGTCCAGCTGCTGCAACTCGTGCACGGCCGCAATGACGATTCGCTGCATGTCGCCTCCACGGTCGACGCATTGGCCGCGCTCGGCTCGGGCGGTTACATCGGCCGCGACGACACCGCCAATCTCACTGCGTCATATGAGTTTCTGCGGATGCTGGAGCACCGGCTGCAACTGCAGCGGCTCAAGCGCACCCACCTGTTGCCCGAGGACGGCGACGACGAGGCGTGGCGCTGGCTGGCGCGGGCGGCGCACATCCGGCCTGACGGCCAGCACGACGCGCTCGGGGTTCTCCGTGAGGATCTGAAGCGGCAGAACATGCGGGTGTCCCGCCTGCACGCCAAGCTCTTCTATCAGCCACTGCTCGAAGTGGGGAACCAGTTCGGTCCGAGCCTGACCACCGCCGCGGCCGAAAGGCAGTTGGCCGCACTGGGTTACGAAGGCCCGCAGAGTGCGCTGACGCACCTGGCCGCGCTCACGAGTGCCAGCGGCCGCCGTGGCACGGTGCAGCAGGTGCTGCTGCCGACGCTGCTGGACTGGCTGTCGGACACCCCGGATCCGGACGCGGGCCTGCTGGCGTACCGGCGGATCAGCGAGGAACTGGGGGACCAGCGCTGGTTCCTGTCGACTCTGCGCGACGAGGGCGCCGTCGCCAAGCGGCTGATGCGGGTGCTCGGCACCTCGGCCTACGTACCGGAGCTGTTGATGCGGGCGCCCGAAGTCCTGCAGCAGTACGCCGACGGTCCGCAGGGGCCGAAACTGCTTGAGGTGGAACCGGATGCGGTGTTCCGCGCGCTCGTCGCGTCGGCCGGACGGCACGCCGACCCGGTGCGGGCCATCGCCGCGGCGCGCACCCTGCGTCGCCGGGAACTGGCGCGGGTGGCGTCGGCCGACCTGCTGGGGCTGCTCGAGGTGGTCGATGTCTGCAAGGCGCTGACGTCGGTGTGGGTCGCGGTGCTGCAGGCCGCGCTCGATGCGGTGATCCGGGCGCGCTCCGGAGCCGGCGGCCCGCTGGCGCGCATCGCCGTCATCGGCATGGGCCGCCTCGGCGGCGGTGAGCTGGGCTATGGGTCGGACGCGGACGTGATGTTCGTCTGCGAACCGGTTGCGGGCGTGGAGGATTCGACCGCGGTGCGCTGGGCGATCGGGGTCGCCGAACAGGTGCGGACGTTGTTGGGGCAGCCCAGCAGCGACCCGCCGCTGGAGGTCGACGCCGGGCTGCGGCCGGAGGGCCGAAACGGCTCGCTGGTGCGGACGCTGGCGTCGTACGAGTCGTACTACGCGCAGTGGGCCCAGCCGTGGGAGATTCAGGCCCTGCTGCGGGCGCACCGGGTGGCGGGCGACCTGGAACTGGGCGAGCGCTTCCTGCTGATGGCGGACAAGACCCGCTATCCGACCGGTGGCGTCTCGGCAGATGCGGTACGGGAAATCCGGCGGATCAAGGCGCGGGTCGATGCCGAGCGGTTGCCCCGCGGCGCCGACCCCAACACCCACACCAAGCTGGGCCGCGGTGGCCTGGCCGACGTGGAGTGGACCGTGCAGCTGCTCCAATTGCGTTATGCGCATCAGGTTCCCACGCTGCACAACACGTCGACACTGCAAGCGCTGGACGCCATCGAGGCGGCCCAGCTGATCGAGGGTGACGAGGCGGACATCCTGCGGCAGGCCTGGCTGACCGCGACCCGCGCGCGCAACGCCCTGGTGCTAGTCCGCGGCAAACCGACCGACCAACTGCCCGGGCCGGGACGTCAGCTCAACGCGGTCGCCGTGGCGGCCGGTTGGCCGAGCGGCGACGGCGGCGCCTTCCTGGACAACTATCTGCGCGTGACTCGTCGTGCCAAAACCGTGGTGCGCAAGGTGTTCGGGGAGTAG
- a CDS encoding darcynin family protein, with amino-acid sequence MFTVFMLVKTNPEWLGFPVAKRFDELARHLQPILDRHKAVNFTWYDTEFYTARVTDVWVLAAADPHEYELAVEELRETPLWDRYFAIVEILPGVANAYADNYGRAAIG; translated from the coding sequence ATGTTCACGGTTTTCATGCTGGTCAAGACCAATCCCGAGTGGCTCGGTTTCCCGGTGGCCAAGCGGTTCGACGAACTCGCGCGGCATCTGCAGCCGATCCTCGACCGCCACAAGGCGGTCAACTTCACGTGGTACGACACGGAGTTCTACACCGCCCGGGTCACCGATGTGTGGGTGCTGGCGGCCGCCGACCCGCACGAGTACGAGCTGGCGGTCGAAGAGCTTCGCGAAACACCGCTCTGGGACCGCTATTTCGCCATCGTCGAGATCCTGCCCGGGGTCGCCAACGCCTACGCCGACAACTACGGCAGGGCCGCTATCGGATGA
- a CDS encoding DoxX family protein, which translates to MAQTDIESRLDAVAPIVLSVFRMVIGFLFTIHGATTLFKWPVDTNPGVAAPDFGSFPGWYAGAIELIVGILIFTGLATRIAAFIGSGEMAFAYFMAHQPKGLLPIANGGEPAVLYCFALFLLVFTGGGAIALDALRKR; encoded by the coding sequence ATGGCTCAGACTGACATCGAATCGCGGCTCGACGCGGTCGCTCCCATCGTGCTCTCCGTTTTCCGGATGGTCATCGGCTTCCTGTTCACGATCCACGGCGCCACCACGCTGTTCAAGTGGCCGGTCGACACCAATCCCGGCGTGGCCGCACCGGATTTCGGCAGTTTTCCGGGCTGGTACGCCGGCGCCATCGAGCTCATCGTCGGCATCCTGATCTTCACCGGCCTGGCCACCCGCATCGCCGCCTTCATCGGTTCCGGCGAGATGGCTTTCGCGTATTTCATGGCGCACCAGCCGAAAGGCCTGCTGCCCATCGCCAACGGCGGCGAGCCCGCGGTGCTCTACTGCTTCGCGTTGTTCCTGCTGGTCTTCACCGGCGGCGGCGCCATCGCACTGGACGCGCTGCGGAAACGCTAG
- a CDS encoding PaaI family thioesterase, with amino-acid sequence MTEAIGNSSFDVITDEEYQRQCAVYEPFTDAVRRLIEAGIRTGVDAETLSGAQTEIEAIVDRLLAVQKPVPSIVRLADTGRPLSYANPTVGLRNAIAPPMGITHHDGPDGRCWAEFDLGLPYEGPPGLVHGGICALVLDQLLGEVASAGLTKPHFTGTITVRYLRGTPLGRVRAEAWVDRTDGVKTFARGTLSDAEGVTVEADGIFIRPQWARG; translated from the coding sequence ATGACAGAGGCAATTGGCAACTCCTCCTTCGACGTGATCACCGACGAGGAGTACCAGCGCCAGTGCGCCGTGTACGAGCCGTTCACCGATGCGGTCCGCAGGCTCATCGAGGCCGGGATCCGTACCGGCGTCGACGCGGAGACCCTGTCCGGTGCACAAACCGAGATCGAAGCGATCGTCGACAGACTCCTTGCGGTGCAAAAGCCCGTGCCCTCGATCGTGCGGCTCGCCGACACCGGTCGTCCGCTGTCGTACGCGAATCCGACTGTGGGGCTGCGCAACGCCATCGCCCCGCCGATGGGGATCACCCACCACGACGGGCCGGACGGCCGCTGCTGGGCCGAGTTCGACCTGGGGCTGCCCTACGAAGGCCCGCCCGGCCTGGTGCACGGCGGAATCTGCGCCCTGGTGCTGGATCAGCTGCTCGGCGAGGTTGCCAGCGCCGGACTGACGAAGCCACATTTCACCGGCACCATCACCGTGCGTTATCTGCGTGGCACCCCGCTGGGGCGGGTCCGGGCCGAGGCTTGGGTGGACCGGACCGACGGCGTCAAGACCTTTGCACGTGGCACCCTTTCCGACGCCGAGGGTGTGACCGTCGAGGCCGACGGCATCTTCATCCGGCCGCAGTGGGCGCGCGGGTGA
- the glnA gene encoding type I glutamate--ammonia ligase: MDRQKEFVLRTLEERDIRFVRLWFTDVLGYLKSVAIAPAELEGAFEEGIGFDGSAIEGFARVSEADMVARPDPSTFQVLPWTTKSTGKHYSARMFCDITMPDGSPSWADSRHVLRRQLAKASDLGFSCYVHPEIEFFLLEPGPNDGSVPVPADNNGYFDQAVHDSAPNFRRHAIEALESMGISVEFSHHEGAPGQQEIDLRYADALSMADNVMTFRYLVKEVAINEGVRATFMPKPFSQYPGSAMHTHMSLFEGETNAFHSADDPLQLSDVAKSFIAGILTHASEISAVTNQWVNSYKRLVHGGEAPTAASWGAANRSALVRVPMYTPRKASSRRIEVRSPDSACNPYLAFAVLLAAGLRGIEKGYELGPQAEDNVWNLTPEERLAMGYKELPSSLGVALAEMEKSELVAEALGEHVFDYFLRNKRTEWETYRSHVTPFELKEYLSL; encoded by the coding sequence TGGAAGAACGCGACATTCGCTTTGTCCGGTTGTGGTTCACCGACGTGCTCGGATACCTCAAGTCCGTGGCGATCGCGCCGGCCGAGCTGGAAGGCGCCTTCGAAGAGGGCATCGGCTTCGACGGATCCGCCATCGAGGGCTTCGCCCGCGTCTCCGAGGCCGACATGGTGGCCCGGCCGGATCCGTCCACCTTCCAGGTGCTGCCGTGGACCACCAAGAGCACCGGCAAGCACTACTCGGCCCGCATGTTCTGCGACATCACCATGCCCGACGGTTCGCCGTCGTGGGCCGACTCGCGGCACGTGCTGCGCCGGCAACTGGCCAAGGCCAGCGATCTGGGCTTCTCCTGCTACGTGCACCCGGAGATCGAGTTCTTCCTGCTGGAGCCCGGCCCCAACGACGGCTCGGTGCCGGTGCCGGCCGACAACAACGGCTACTTCGACCAGGCCGTGCACGACTCGGCCCCGAACTTCCGCCGGCACGCCATCGAGGCCCTCGAGTCGATGGGCATCTCGGTGGAGTTCAGCCACCACGAGGGCGCGCCCGGCCAGCAGGAAATCGACCTGCGCTACGCCGACGCCCTGTCGATGGCCGACAACGTCATGACGTTCCGGTACCTGGTCAAGGAAGTCGCGATCAACGAAGGCGTGCGGGCCACGTTCATGCCCAAGCCCTTCAGCCAGTACCCGGGCTCGGCGATGCACACGCACATGAGCCTGTTCGAGGGCGAGACCAACGCCTTCCACAGCGCCGACGACCCGCTGCAGCTGTCGGACGTCGCCAAGTCCTTCATCGCCGGCATCCTGACGCACGCCAGCGAGATCAGCGCCGTCACCAACCAGTGGGTGAACTCCTACAAGCGGCTGGTGCACGGCGGCGAGGCGCCGACCGCCGCGTCGTGGGGTGCGGCCAACCGCTCCGCACTGGTCCGGGTCCCGATGTACACGCCGCGCAAGGCGTCGTCGCGCCGTATCGAGGTGCGCAGCCCCGACTCGGCATGCAACCCGTACCTGGCGTTCGCGGTGCTGCTGGCCGCCGGCCTGCGCGGCATCGAGAAGGGCTACGAGCTGGGGCCGCAGGCCGAGGACAACGTCTGGAACCTGACGCCCGAGGAACGGCTCGCGATGGGTTACAAGGAACTGCCGTCGAGCCTGGGCGTGGCGCTGGCCGAGATGGAGAAGTCCGAGCTCGTCGCCGAGGCGTTGGGGGAGCACGTCTTCGACTACTTCCTGCGCAACAAGCGCACCGAGTGGGAGACCTACCGCAGCCACGTGACACCGTTCGAACTCAAGGAATACCTGTCGCTGTGA